Within the Miscanthus floridulus cultivar M001 chromosome 2, ASM1932011v1, whole genome shotgun sequence genome, the region ACAGAAATCTTACTATATTATGCTTCTTACGTCCTGTGCTGACAGATGGTTAAGATTAGAGATCCTGAACAGCAGCTTGAGATGGTGGGTGTCCCTGAAGAACACATTCAAGGGCATGCATTCCATCTGTATCATCTCACTTCTCCTGATGACAGGTAATAACCATTCTCCTGGAAATTGATGATACTGCCAATAAAGTAATTAGACTCAGTCATGGATATTTTTATAGTCTTGCTAATACGTCAGAGCAATTTGAAGCATGCTATTTTTTCATCTTTGTTGATTTAATTGTGTTCTTTTAGTGTTTCATTTGAGTTCCAGCACAATGTTTGTGGTCGTTCAATCTACGCTGAAGGAACTATTGATGCGGCAATATTTCTGCATAGGAAGGTTGGCGGATGTGTTACTTCGGTTTTTTTTTATAAGTGGTGCTGCGTTTCAGATACTGCTGGTATCTTGCATTCTTACGAACTGCTGGTATCTTACATTCTTACTAGTATTCTTTAATGTAGGTACAATCAAAGGACTCTAAGAGAATATATAATATGGATGATGTCCTGAGAGAAGGATACATGCGACAAAGTCTACTGATTAGCTGTTCATAAATAATTGCAGCACAGTATTGTTTTTTGTTAGTCTATGGGTTAGATATTAATAGAGTTGTGTGCGAATTAAATTAAAAGACTATGCACTAAGTTCTTCAAGTTTCTATCAAAACAAAAAACATATGAAAAAGAGAACATACATAAAAGGTATATAAGTTTGTTTTAAGGTCAAAGAGGGATCAACTTACTGTTCTAGAGGAAACATACATAAAAGGTGTATAAGTTGAAGTTTGGCAATCAACGTAGTGTTATAGTAACGGAGCAAATTCATGAATTGTCATATTTATCATCTTTTTGTTCATCAATTCATGTCATGTCAGCTTATTTAATGCcataaaactcataaaatttTCATTGACAAACTCGCATTGAGACTGCCCTTACACTCTCCTCTGGATAAAATCTCCATGAGAGTTTGGTTTCATGAAGTACCGCGCACCACTTTGAAGTTTACACGTTCATATCATTCTCTAGTTCAGTACATAGATAGCATGGAACAACATGTTTCTATAATGACAGACTTTTGCAGCAGTTGTTCAGGGCAGAGTCTAAATTAGATGTTCCACATGTAATCTGATCGTCTTGATGAGTGCTATGCAATAGTGAACTCCATTTGATCATTTGAGATCAACTCTAAAATCGGATCATTTTTTGTCGCTAAGATATTTAAGTGTTGTACATTGCCCACCTTTACCCATTTTAGACTTTCGGGTAATTGGGTTGAATTAATATGCGAGGTTCAATAGGAAAAATAACATGCTTCTGTTGATTGCAGTCATAATTTAATATTCCCAACTTCTTGCAGAGCTCTACTAAATAAAAACAGTTCACAGGAAGTTGCGCAAGGTTCAACTATCCCCAATAGATAGAATATAACACACACTCTTAAACTGACCCAACCTTCATGCTGAACTTATCAATGTCACAGCCTTATTCTGAGGAAACTGCATAACCTGCAAAAACCAAGAAAACACTGACCAAACATTCTAGTGCTGAGTCTCCATCGCAGCAGGAGGAAAGAAAGGCAACAACTTCTTGAAGAACGGGAGCAGCTTCTTGAAGAGCTACGGGCCAGTGACAGCGTCGCGCTGCGCCGGCGGGTGGTAGATGGGGGTTGGCTTCGGCGGCGAATACaccggcggcgtcgacggcgcggtggccgtcgacgGAGGCTCGTGCTCCGGCACGGGCACCGGCGCCGGTTTGTGCTCAGGAACGCCTACCGCCGGCGGCTCATTGGTGACAGGCGGAATGGAATGGCCGTGGCCGTGATCGTGATCAGGCAGGTGAGGGATAACCACAGGCGTGTGGATTCCTACGTGATGGTGATGGTGCATAACGCTGTGGAAGAAAGGGTGGCAAAGGAAAGCCGAAGCGCACTCGGGCGACGAGCGGTAGACCTTGCCGCCGAGCGCAACGAACGTCTTCTCGGTGCCGTCGTGGCCACCGGGTGGCGCCGCGACGATCTTGGACGGCTCCTGCCCGGGGCACGGCGCACTCGACGCGCTGTGGAGCTGCGCGAAGCATTCGGACTTGAGCTCCCCGTCCTCGCCAACGACGTCAGCCGCCAGCGGGACGCTGAAGGCGCCGGACTTGCCCACCTGTCCCACGGCCGTGCTCTTGTACTCGCCCTTGCTGTTCCTGCACTTCACGGCCACCTGAAGACCTGGGGAAAGTAAACGACAGACAAATCACTGACTAGCCAGCCAAACTGTCTACTACTATATCACGACACTGACAGGTTTGGGCTTGTTTAAACTACCTTTGAAAGCTGCCTCAGCGTTCATGTTCCTCCTGGCGCAATCGGAGCACTTGGCCAAGCCAACAACAACCGGCGTTGCTGTCTCTCCTTGCACGGCATTGGCGAAACCTATCGCTATCACAATGCCGAAAACGGCCACCAGTAGCAGTCGTGCTTGGATCTCCATCTAGCTCTACCACTTGTTCGGAGTTGTTGAGGAAGGAGAAGACGTGGATGGGTGGGGAGCAAGGAGTGGAACGCAGGCGTTTATAAATGGGTGCCGAGGTCTGACGACGCAGCTCGATCACGTGAAGTCAAGTGAAACTAGTGAAGGGCCGAAAGCAACCTTGGCCAGCAGCCAGATAAATTGGGCGCCGCctttgtagatctatagttaatATGGCCCCTTGCAATGTGAACAGCGTTTCCTTCAAGTCTACTCCTCCACGCACCGTAGCGCACCTGCATGTGGTCTGGTCATTGGCACACTGTCCACCGTTGTATGGCCTTGCTCAAAAGTTGATCGATGTGCGAAATTCTTGAAAGCCAGAGAGTGAGGGACCGATCACCATTTTTACACAGAACTCGGTGAGATTTTATACGTACTACACTAGTGACAATCATATTCCATGGAGAGACAGTGAACTCTGCCGTTAGGTTACGTTGTGCTACTGCCTGCTGCCACTATTCTCTGCTGTGGAAATTCTTGGCCTCTGTTCAATTCCAACGCCACCTAGCACCTAACCTGGCAGTTCCAACTTACATCTGGATAACAAACACCACGGCACCACACCATGTTGCTCCCGATCGAGCCGAGACGGCGAGACCCCAGCTGCCGCGCGCGCCATCGAACCAGGTGGCACTCGACAATTCTCGGCAGGCAGGCAGGACCGCGTGACGGGTGGTGGAGATCGTGCCCATTTTATACCGACCCCTGCACGATCGTACGATCTGATGAAAAGTAAATTTCAGAGTTGGACCTCGTTCAGTAGCCGAAGGCCCGAATTAACTCGGCACGGCAGTACTCaacagcaatctctattttcCCTGAAAGCCGATAGCGAAGTAGTGAAGCAGGGTCCAAGAATCCGACATCACTGATGCTCAAAAGGAAGAAATTTTGCTTTAGAAATCACTACCTTTATTTCTCAAATCAAGTAACGGACAGAAACACCAATGCCACCGCGACACACACGGGGCACGAACTGAACAAAACAATCACTGACAACACAACAACAACATCAACGAAACGAAACGAACATCACAGACACTCCAACATCTTCTCGCTTTGCTGCTATCCTTCTCCTGCATGCCCACTCGCACGCGCCACCCTAGTTCAATTTCTTGGGGAGCTTCTTCTCCTGCCGGGTCGCAGCAGGCCGGATcgtgtcgtcgtcgtcgacgaGCGGCGGGCACGGCTTCTTCTTGTGCAAGAACTTCATCTTGGGCTTCTTCTTAAAGAACGGCTCGGGCTCCTCGGGCGCCGGAGGCCTGGGCTCCGCCACGGGCGTGGGTGTCGGCGTCGGGGGGCCGTACGTCGGCGTCGTCGGGGGATTCGGGGTTggcgtcggcctcggcctcggcggcggcggcggtgggccgAACATGTAGTGCTTCTTCTTTTTGCCGCAGGCGCACGCGACGGGGGCGAACACCGTGTCGTCGGTCGCGGCCGCGAAGTAGGTCGTGCTGCTGCTGTCGCCGCCGTCTAATTGGCTGGTGGTGGGCGCGATCCTGGGCGGCGCCTGACCGACGCACGGCGTGCCGATCGAGTTGTGGAGCTGCGCGAAGCAGTCACGGTCCATGCTCCCGTCGTCGCGCAGTAGTTCGGCGGCGAGTGGGATACGGAAGACGCCGGTGTCGTCGAGGGGGCCAAGCGCCTTCGTCTCGTACGTCTCGTCAGCGCCGgatttgcacttgattgctaccTGCAGGTCTGCAGAGCACAGAGGGAACAAAAGTTTTTTAGTGTTCGCGGCCATATGCATGGGCCGCAAAAGTTGTGCCGAGCGTAGTCAGGCCTGATTCTGGCAGGCATGTGGATGTGGCCCAATCCATGATCATGTGTCTGTGTATTACTCGTACGTTGTTTGATACGAAAAACCGTTCGAAATGTGAATGAAAAGCGAAAGTGTGTCATTTGAGAAAAAAAAGAGTAGGCATGTCATTCGGAAATATTGTATGTGATTCGCAACAAATAGTGTGTGTCTGTCTAATATTTTGAATTGGTTTTGGGGACACAGTGTTGTTCCAGAAATTTGTCTCAAAACTCTTGACAGCTTTTATTTCGTTACCAGCTAGTACCACATAAAGTTTGTTACTTAGAAAGGCAGTAGCGCTCTAGTCGGGCCAAATTTTCATGTCCGCAACAGAGCTAAACCAGTAGTGCAAGTGTGCAGGCAGGCGATTTGCATGTACCTTTGAAGGCATTGGCATCGTTGGGGGAGCAGTCCAAGCACTTGATGCTGCCAACCACgatcggcggcggcgctgccgccTCTGCCTTCTTCCAAGCCGTCGCGCCGAAGCTCACGGTCAAGAGCGCAGCCAGAAGAACCGCGGCTTGCTGAGGAAGCAGAGTCCCCATGCTGGAGCCGGCCTGCAGCTGGCTGCTGCTTCTTCGTCTAAATTTGATGAGGAAGAGAAGGCGGTGTTTGGATGGTGAGACGGTGCTCGAGTGCATGCGTTTATATAGGGGCCAAGGGGCGGAACGGCAGGTAGTGACACTGTGGCCGGCCGGCTGGGCCATTCAAGTCTGGGAGGGACAGGTACTGGCCGGCGTCCATGAGACCAGCTCGTGATGAGGAATAAAATGTGTGAGCGATGCGATGGAGGTTTCCGGTGGAGTCTCAATACTGTTTTGATCATTCCAGTCCGTGAAGATTCAAATTCATTACTGGCCGAACTTTTCATTGCTGTTACTACTGTACAAAGAATTTGTGCCGGCCGGCGAAAAGATTCAAATTCATTTCGAAAAGTACGTatcgctgatttattgtgagagaaaaacattgtaccatgactgataagtcaggctgataaattcaagcgaacatggccatagTCCTCGGGCTTCCATGCACGCAGGTGCTTTCTGCGGCCGGCGTTTGAAATTTGAAGTGGCCAACGGTACAGCTCCTCACCGATGTGGTGTGCGTGCTTCATCTGTCAGGGTGGCTCATAAACCTCGCACGGCGCATGCATGGTTTGTGCGTGACGGGAGGGGCCGGGCGGCCGGGAGAGCCGGAGAGGGTGGGTTGCACCAACCATGTGCGTGCCATGACCGATGGAGCACGTAAAAAGTACCCGCAGGCCGGCACGCGGTGCGTACGTCGCTCCGGTTAATTGGGAAGCGTGGTGACTGGCGACAGAGTCGTATTGGTGGGCAAGTAGCAGTGAACATGCTAGGCACGTCATGGCCGTTTTAACATCTTGGATCGTAGCCTCACGCTGCACGGCCAATAGCTATGAATTGGTGATTGCTATGAATGGCCGGGTGAATGCTTGTAGCGTCCTTTGGCGTCCATGTGAGAAACCGAACAATTTTGTTGCAGTCCTCCCTTTGTAAGGACTGAGAACAAAATTATACAACGGGGACTGGGAGTATATGTTTGGCCCAAAAAGCACAAATACAATGGGCCGGGTCCGTGCAGACCGTATTTCTTCACCTCACCTCGAACAGCCACATGGCACTCCCGCGGTGCAAATGATATGCATATTTTCTAACCGTATCTGAGTCTAAATCCGTTTAGATGAGTAGATCCATCCGTTTTTTTAGTATGGGTATTCAACATCCAATACAGCCGTATGCGAATATTAAAATCGTATCCAACATAGTTGGTACTATACGTATTGGAATCCGAATAGAAATATacaaacaaatataatatcaacGATATTCGTCTATATCCAATCCGTTTGCATCCTCTCTGCACGAAGGTCATGAataatctttttttttaaaaaaaaaaaacttcagctTCTTACTAGCTCTCCTAAGTTGCCCTTGAAAGTTGACAAAGTAACTACGGCCAGCAAAAtgatatctatacctaatactaaATAATGAATGGATTCTTCCAGCCATCTGTTTTTACTTTTCAAAATACCTGGCGTCTTTTGTCTCCCGTTTGTTAGAACAATTCACGTTTAACGATGGTACAAAATCCAATTTCAAGATATATTAGCTCCCGTTGTTGTGTACGTTTGCTAGTGAAGATAAATAATTGATAATAAGTACACTTAGAAAATTGCAAACGACACCAATGCCTCATATCAATAGGcaatgttttatttatttttgagacCTTTATAAAACATAATTTGATATTGTTTTTAAATAGAAGGAAAACATATTTGCCCTTAATCAAATTTTCTAAATTCATTTTCTATAATAAATATCAGCGCAAAGGCATCAATACAAGAAAAAATACATTATATTATAAAAACTTAGATAATCATATTTTTCACTCTCTAAAAAGATAATAAATTAACTAAGgcttgaaaaatagaaaaatatcaTTTCCTTTTTAGTGAAAGCTATTTATaacccaaaataaaaaaatttggaGTGTGACAATTGTACCAGTAAAAAAGGTGCTAAACATAACCTTTAGATCCTTTTGACCAAGATTTCGGTCATCAATATATTTGTGGTGAATTTCCTAGGGTTCTTGGACCATGTGTCAATAAAACTCAATCAAGTTTTAAATTCTAGACTTCAAAATAATTCCTTAACAATGTGTTTGGTTTGCCGGACGACCTACTGCGGAATGATCCGAACCTACATCCGAGCCTGGCGCTGGCGTTTGGTTCAAGTCACAGGATGGATCCATTTGTCATCGACGTATTCCTTTCCCTGTATAAATGCGTCGCTACCCCATCCCTCCAGAAACCATCGGACGACATGGTCCGTGACCAAACCAAACGTGCAAAGGTAATTATCCGAACCTGCTAGGAATGGGTCCATGCCGGATGAGTTGGTTCCAGCCGTGGTCCTTCCGCAATTCAAACACACTGTAAATCTCCCATGCTCCCTAGGCACCAATATAACTAAGGTGAATTACATATGAAATTTGGATCGAGTTAAAATGAAATTCAACTAAGTTTGAATTTTGTATATAGAGATAGAAAAACAAATCTTTCTCGATCTCTATCCTCAATATGGGCCAAAACTTTAGCCCATTTCCTTTTTCCTTTCTTATTAAGGCAAGCTTAGCCTGTAGGCCTTCCCTCGACCTCAGTCGTTACTGGCCCAGTGtgcctccctcccttccccttTGAGGCTTTGACTGCAGCCCAGCAGCGCCCCATTTTCCACCCTCTCAACCCAACAAAGTTAGTTTGAGTGCATTTATTTGAGATTGTAGATTTTAACATATTTTTATATAGATTCTGTCAAATTTGGATAAATTTGAGTTAGGACAAAAAAAACTACTCCCTCTATCTAaactataagacgttttgatCTTTTTAGATGTATAACTTTTGTCATACACTctgatatacactatgtctagatacgtgGTAAAAGCAATATATTTAGAAAAAGCACAACGTCTTAAAATTTATGATGGAGAGAGTACTTAAAATAGAAATGGAGTAATAAATTTGTGATAAAACCTTTTGCCTTTTTGATAAAAAAAGGGTCTGGCTTTTTGCTGTAAATGGGGGAGGGACAGGCAGTGGAAAAGCTCATTAATAAAACTTCCTGAGGCTGAAGGTACATGAAGACCGCCAGATAAAAATATGTGGTTCAAAAACCGAATGTTTTCATTCCTCCAAAcactttttagataatggaacacTAGTGTGACATAGATAACTCTTTGTTTTTTAGCTGAGAATTTTAACAAACAATTTGCAGTCTCAAGATTATACTACAACGACAATACCCCAATGACatcaccaaacaagaaccacccAAACACAATACATCTACCGGCTACTTGTGCCGGAGATAACAAGAGTTTAGTACACCGCAACCATTTGCACGCGCGCATGTCTCGAATTCAGGAGGCCCAGACCCATCATGGAGACGGCAACGGTGAGCCCCAAAGCAACTGAGGTCCCAACGAGGCTGCATCCATGCTTCGTTGCCCCACTGTCGTACGGGCTGTTGTCCACCAGTGGCTGGTTGCCGAATCCGAACGTCTGCCCCACATCCTGCACGGCCTGTCCCTGCcccgcggcggcagcggcgccacCGAACTGATCCGCTTCCTGAGGCAGCGGCGCCAGTGGCAACTCGGGCTGCGGCAATGGCGCCGCAAGCGGTGCCTCGGGTTGCGCCACGCCGCCAGCTCCaactccggctccggctccggctccgacgCCGTTGCCATAACCGCCTCCCTGTCCAAACGGCAGGTCGCTGCTCCCGTGCCCGATCGGCTCGGCGAACGGGGGCAGAGCGGAGGCCAGGCCGGGCGAGCCGGGCATCCCGCAGTGCTGCGCGGCGCGCGGCTCGTCGCTGGCCTTCCACGCCAGCTCGCCGCCCTTGTCGAGGATGCGCATGTCGCCCTGGTCCACCAGCTGCAGCGTCTGCAGGAAGTTGTGGTCGTCGGACTGCGCGTCGTGGGTGTGCCACACCGAGGTGCTCCCGTCGAACACCTCCAGCCCGTTCCACGAGAACACGAGCGCGCACGTGTTCACGGTGCTCACCGCCATGCACTCCGACTCCCACACGCTCCGGCCCTCGGCGCCCGGCTCTGTCGTGTCGAGCACCTCGACGTAGCAGAAGTCGGCGCCGAGGCCCCCGGCGCCCGGCGTGGTCTGGGTGCGCATGAAGTACGCCGCGTACTTCCCCGACGGCGACGTGAGGAACAGCACGGGGTTCTCGTCCCAGTGCGGCGGGATGCTCGCCAGGATCTGCTGCTTGGTCTCACGCTGTACCGTGCCGGCCggggccgtcgccgtcgccgcggcGTGGGACGGGAGCAGAAAGGCTAACGCGAGACACACGACGACAATGTGCGGCGGAACGCTGAGCTGCATGGCTGCTGGGTTGGGTTTTCGCCACTCGTGCGCTGCTCTCTGCAGGTGGAAGGGGGGGGGCTTGTGTGTTTATGCCTGTGCATGGACTGGCGACCTGGCGTGTCTTTTATAGTTAGAGATGCAGATGGAGTGGTAGAGGGTGATGATGGTGTAAAGGCAACGTTGAGTGGTTGACGATACCGGCTCCAATGTTTCAGTGGGAGATTAGGAAAGAAAACGAGCACAGAACTTCGCTAGGAGATTTGTTATGCTTGGGGTTGACTGGCTTGCATTTGTGACCTGCATCAGCCGATAGCTGAGGATTGTTAGTCATATTGATTGGAATCGATTGAGAATGGAGCGCACTTAGGAAGGGCATGACTGACAGATCTGAATCCAAATTGACGAAGAGGTCCATTTCAATTTCAACACAGGATCAGGTTTTATGTAGATTCTATAATATAAATAACACTATTGTTTTTCGGTATTTCCTCTTGATGCAACGCGGACTATATCGGGATGGTCAACTTCACTTGAAATTGTTTATGCTTCAACTTAACTAATCCACCAATAGTTCGAATTCGATTTATCATGTCGAAAAGCGCACGTTAAAGTCTGAACAGCCTGCGCAATTTTTTATTTCTGTTCGAGGGAAGAAACGAGAACCGTGAGCAGTACTGGGCAGGGCTGATAAACAAAAACCATCGAGCAACTTTGTTTCTGCCAAGCCCATGTAACATTTAGGTCTTTGGTTTAGTATAGTCGCCAACCGTGATGGGCTGGAGGAATATTGAAACCCTTCCGGTTCTTTGCGATGACAGTTTCGGCCATTTAAAGAAAGTATAATGGTCGTGGCTGGGCGATGAGCACAGGACCTAGAAAATCTTGTGCCAAATCCtacctttccaaaaaaaaaaaaaaagcagaagAGACTATTAACACCAACATGGGAATAAAAGCGCACTTCCTCTATATTTCACATGCCTGATTTTGTTGACTACAGAAAGAAATTGTGAATTATCTCTTGTgagttatttttttaattataCTAGTTGGTTGTATAATTGTTGTTTAAAATTATCTAAAAATTAAGAATAGAGCAATAACTCCCGTAAAAGCGAGTTTACACGGCGCGCCATGCTGAGCATGTGCAGTGAGGTATAGTATGCGATATACCACTAAAACAACCTTAAGAGCGTCTCTCCAACGGTTTCCAGAACCCACTCCCAATCTTAATTTGGTGGTAAGATTAAAAAAAACTCTCTCCAATAACTCCTTATCTCAACTCTCAATTTTTCAGCGCGTGAGAACATCGATCCAATCACACTAAATATACGGAGAGGCTAGCGCCAGGACGTCCGGACATAGGCGTCCGTCCGAACGCTGCTCGCGCAAATGACCACGTCGCACGTGTGTCGTCCGTTTttttcgcccccccccccctacgCGTGGACCCCATCCCTACTTCCTGCGCTGACCACCCGCACCTTCTCATTTCACCGTGTGCACGAGGGGAACCCGTGGGTCACCTATCCGCCTGAAATACATGCAACATCcatatctacttttacaacatccgaatgaaacacttgcaatatacgtctaaaacagatgaaacatttagaacatagacttgaaacatgcgtgtatagccattgcaacatatgaaacatcccgatctacttttgcaacatcgatataaaacacttgcaacatacctctgaaacactataaacatacttttgcaacatgcgctttcagcgcaacatctccttgcacACAGAGGGCGGGGTGGGGGCGGCACAGGCGGCAGTGACGACGTAGAGGGCGGGTGGGCACGACAACAGTGGCGCAGAGGGTGGGTGTGGGCACGGAGGCAACGACAACAACGTAGAGGGCGGGTGAGGATGGCAGCGGTGGTGCAGTGGGTATGGTGGGGCGGCGGGGTGGCGACAACGACGAGGTAAACCTCGGGTGGAGGTAGAGGCGACAGCACACAAAGAAGCGGAGCGTGCGCATCTTGGGACGGGGCATCCGTCTGGACGCCCGCGTCTAAGCATTAGCTAATTATACTTGTTGGTTGTATAATTGTTGTCTAAAATCATCTAAAAATTAGGGCTGCTGAAATAGACTAATAACTCCCATAAAGCGAGTTTACACGGCGCCATGCTGAGCATGTGCAGTACGTGAGGTATAACATACGATATACCACTGAAAGAACATAAGAGCATCTCCGAGTGTTTTCAAAACCCACTCCCAATCTTGATTTGGAGGTAAGTAGGGCTGGATTAACGGGTCAGCGCGGCTCAGCTCGTTCTTGCTTGTTAAAATAACAAGCTAGCTTGGCTCAGCtcattcaccctgttcgcttgaactattTTTCAGCCAACAAAAAGTGTTTcactctcacaataaatcagcataagcatcagcataagtccaatttcagcataagcgaacagggtgattatCTTAGCAAGCCACAAGGCCAGCTCACCACGTTTGTAAGcttgctcgtttagctcgcgagccaGGTCTAAAAAGACATAAAAAATATAATATATGCATTTATTTATAGCTTTAGAATATTAATAATATAGAAGTAACACATTCATAAGCATTAAATTAACAAAAATTTAATATGTGCTAacatatatacaagtataatataacaatataatataatattaCACCATATATCTATATTCCATACTCCATACCATACATAATGCATAATGTATCCATAATCCATTACTAATTATCCATACATCCATTAAAAGTAAAGTAATAGAGTCATACAAATCTCATTTTGTAGGGTCTAGGCAGTCACCAACCAACTGTAAAGTGCAAGACAAAAAGTAAtacaaaactaatataagttgaAGACCAACATCTTTGGCTCGTTAGGTTCGCGAGTCGTTAATTATATGAGCTCAAATGCTGGCTTAGCTCGTTAAAAAATATAAACGAGTCGCGCTGCGCTGAGCCATTGTCGAGCCGAGTCAAGTGAGCTACCGAGCTATGAGCTTTTCTTTCAGCCCTGGTGGTAACATTGAAAAAGAAAACTCTCTCCAATAACTCCTTATCTTAACTCTCAATTTTTCAGCACTTAGAACATCGATCCATTCACACATAAATATACGGGCGCATCCAATCGACTAATTTGGAAGTGGAAAGACGtggggaagaaaagaagaaacgacATGGTCTTCAATGTAAATGTACAAAagagaaagaaagtataaaaTAGCTGAGGATGATTCAAATGTAGTTtgggattcctgatgtaaaattatcttctaGTTTTTAGAAGTGAGATGTTAAAAATAGTTGGAGAAAGCTATGTTCTCTACTTTTTTAGTGACTTGAAAACTCACTAATTTATAATTGTATTTTTAGGAACTATTGGCTCTAAGCCAGCGGGCAGTAGCAAGGTGAGTATCCCGCTGAATCCATTGATCTGCTTCGTGCTTGATTCACTGCAGCGCAAGCTGAAAAAAAAGTTCGTAGACAATTCTTGGAGAACTCAAGGATCACCAAGCATGGAGGCAGGGCAGACGTTGACGCCGAGAGCAGCCGCCGGCCAGTGGCTGCGAGCCGTCGCGCTCAGCGCTCTCCATGAGCAAGCAATCAGCCAACGTTGAGTGGTTGACGATACTGGCTCCAATGTTTCAGTGGGAGATTAGGAAAGAAAACGAGCACAGGACTTCGCTAGGAGATTTGTTATGCTTGGGGTTGACTAGCTTGCGTTGTAACGTGCATCAGACCATCAGCCATAGCTGAGGATTATTAGTCATATATGGCCCTgtttgcttctcttataatccgtactttttagtttgtttttttagttggaacagtatttttctctcacaacaaatcagctagaacaatattttgactcgttttttcagcgaagcgaacggggccatattgATTGAAATTGATTGAGAATGGAGCGCACTTAGGAAGGGCATAACTGACACTTCTGAATCCAAACTGACAAAGGGGTCCATTTCAACACAAgatcagtctgttcgcttgatcgtatcagccatgatataatatttttctcttacaacaaaataGTATCAGTCGGTTTATAAGCTACAGAAACGATTGATCAG harbors:
- the LOC136540266 gene encoding proline-rich protein 4-like, encoding MEIQARLLLVAVFGIVIAIGFANAVQGETATPVVVGLAKCSDCARRNMNAEAAFKGLQVAVKCRNSKGEYKSTAVGQVGKSGAFSVPLAADVVGEDGELKSECFAQLHSASSAPCPGQEPSKIVAAPPGGHDGTEKTFVALGGKVYRSSPECASAFLCHPFFHSVMHHHHHVGIHTPVVIPHLPDHDHGHGHSIPPVTNEPPAVGVPEHKPAPVPVPEHEPPSTATAPSTPPVYSPPKPTPIYHPPAQRDAVTGP
- the LOC136540267 gene encoding proline-rich protein 4-like, with the protein product MGTLLPQQAAVLLAALLTVSFGATAWKKAEAAAPPPIVVGSIKCLDCSPNDANAFKDLQVAIKCKSGADETYETKALGPLDDTGVFRIPLAAELLRDDGSMDRDCFAQLHNSIGTPCVGQAPPRIAPTTSQLDGGDSSSTTYFAAATDDTVFAPVACACGKKKKHYMFGPPPPPPRPRPTPTPNPPTTPTYGPPTPTPTPVAEPRPPAPEEPEPFFKKKPKMKFLHKKKPCPPLVDDDDTIRPAATRQEKKLPKKLN
- the LOC136537322 gene encoding uncharacterized protein — protein: MQLSVPPHIVVVCLALAFLLPSHAAATATAPAGTVQRETKQQILASIPPHWDENPVLFLTSPSGKYAAYFMRTQTTPGAGGLGADFCYVEVLDTTEPGAEGRSVWESECMAVSTVNTCALVFSWNGLEVFDGSTSVWHTHDAQSDDHNFLQTLQLVDQGDMRILDKGGELAWKASDEPRAAQHCGMPGSPGLASALPPFAEPIGHGSSDLPFGQGGGYGNGVGAGAGAGVGAGGVAQPEAPLAAPLPQPELPLAPLPQEADQFGGAAAAAGQGQAVQDVGQTFGFGNQPLVDNSPYDSGATKHGCSLVGTSVALGLTVAVSMMGLGLLNSRHARVQMVAVY